The following are from one region of the Phormidium sp. PBR-2020 genome:
- a CDS encoding metal-dependent phosphohydrolase, which yields MLNGSLLQKLVERQNAQPRRTPPINYGVYYKNTLVALCHALEDSILESDCTPVMITAFQRGKWYLQEADRYGEIADKAQKIVILAAPDSGFREHPTSQKANVELVSLRDDDPVAQEWHLLILSPGYTAMVLCQELSEADYGTTGVPEVDLERKFYGFWTFEPELVLAAVELALEHIQPLQRDLAQSLEARVAEIERQLLHNRSADVAQLSKDLNPIVSRVVRYLSDCHEGLGQDIDAEVFPHQPELERNIVSNKLQAFLRMAQLIDLTDLQNPHAASEVSGLCEAFSQILDLPSWQVKRLRLAGLLHRIDYLPQDESNLGEIRAESHNSALSCPLYPGRQSLRTMPQLKAIAQIITHQTEHWDGSGTPGGLSYDEIPLECRILGLLVEFQRRLNQLSQHTSRSEALSQALSDCQAASVSRWDPKLVETLTLLVMALQQGMTLPQEAFKLRSGLWLLNPEQNPDLFPRQVANPSPTPA from the coding sequence GTGCTCAACGGATCTCTCCTCCAAAAACTCGTCGAACGGCAAAACGCCCAACCCCGTCGCACGCCACCTATTAACTACGGGGTTTACTATAAAAACACCCTCGTTGCCCTCTGTCATGCTCTCGAAGACAGCATCTTAGAGTCAGACTGCACCCCAGTCATGATTACCGCCTTCCAACGAGGGAAATGGTATCTCCAGGAAGCCGATCGCTACGGAGAAATCGCTGACAAGGCTCAGAAGATCGTCATCCTGGCGGCCCCTGATTCCGGCTTCCGAGAGCATCCCACCAGTCAAAAAGCCAATGTGGAACTCGTCTCCCTCAGGGACGATGATCCCGTGGCTCAGGAATGGCATTTACTGATTCTCTCTCCCGGCTACACGGCCATGGTGTTATGTCAGGAACTCTCGGAGGCAGATTACGGCACAACTGGGGTTCCCGAGGTGGATCTCGAACGCAAGTTTTATGGGTTTTGGACCTTTGAACCAGAGTTAGTCTTAGCCGCCGTGGAGTTGGCCCTTGAGCATATTCAACCGCTGCAACGGGATCTCGCTCAATCTCTTGAAGCGCGAGTGGCTGAAATTGAACGCCAACTGTTGCACAATCGAAGTGCCGATGTTGCCCAGCTCTCGAAAGACTTAAACCCCATTGTCTCGCGGGTGGTGCGTTATCTGAGTGACTGTCATGAGGGACTCGGCCAAGACATCGACGCGGAGGTTTTCCCCCACCAGCCTGAACTCGAACGCAACATTGTCTCCAATAAGTTGCAGGCCTTCCTACGCATGGCCCAACTCATTGACTTAACGGATTTGCAAAATCCCCACGCCGCCAGTGAAGTCTCAGGACTTTGTGAAGCCTTTTCTCAAATCCTCGATTTGCCCTCCTGGCAGGTGAAACGCTTGCGTCTAGCGGGATTATTACATCGAATTGACTATTTGCCTCAAGATGAATCGAATCTGGGTGAAATTAGGGCCGAGAGTCATAATTCAGCCTTGAGTTGTCCCCTCTATCCGGGACGACAATCCTTGCGGACGATGCCTCAACTCAAGGCGATCGCCCAAATTATCACCCATCAAACTGAACATTGGGATGGCTCAGGAACACCGGGGGGCTTAAGCTACGATGAGATTCCCCTAGAATGCCGCATTTTGGGCCTACTGGTTGAGTTTCAACGACGGCTCAATCAGTTGTCCCAGCACACCTCCCGTTCTGAGGCCTTAAGCCAAGCCTTATCAGACTGTCAAGCCGCCAGTGTTAGTCGTTGGGACCCTAAACTGGTTGAGACGCTAACCTTGCTAGTGATGGCTCTACAACAAGGGATGACGCTGCCGCAGGAAGCCTTTAAACTGCGATCGGGCCTCTGGCTACTCAACCCTGAGCAAAACCCGGATCTATTTCCTCGCCAAGTGGCGAATCCGTCACCCACCCCCGCCTAA